From the Marinomonas sp. THO17 genome, one window contains:
- the pqiB gene encoding intermembrane transport protein PqiB gives MSEELSPVENMRKVRFNSIWLVPFIALLVAAWMLYQNWSSQGPVITLIAANAEGLEVGKTKLKSRNVDVGRVIDIRLSEDYEYAIIQVRMNQGTDQMLRQDAKFWVVKPRIGKEGVSGLGTLLSGAYIDMAPGESGDLQTKFTILEQPPLSTESEGIRLNLFSYKGAKLDVGVPVHFRGYEVGYVEKVDFNAERNAIQYQVLIRSPYDALVNSAVQFWVTPGIAFKSSASGFEVSLDSFENFLSGGITFALPSGEHPGQAVSDLAEFTLFDSQESATNNAYDQFIDYVFLFDANVSGLYPGAAVEFRGVRIGTVLDVPYQGISMETLTAMDIPVIPVRARIEPQRLNAPGASHEKSLQQWNQLIEESIDKGLRASLVIGNYLNASKVISLDFTDQVSKVVWREFEGHKIFPTTPGSFANMEAKVAALLDNVAQIPLRETFESLDNTMSEVDSTLKAIQAMSESVKHLLDKSETQQIPGDVSAAIRELSLTLESYQADGLIGQPLRQNLVSLDRALNELQPLLRQLRENPNRLIFDGKPRIDVQPKAAQ, from the coding sequence GTGAGTGAAGAACTAAGTCCGGTCGAGAACATGCGCAAGGTGCGTTTTAATTCTATTTGGTTGGTACCCTTTATTGCCTTGTTGGTGGCGGCGTGGATGTTGTATCAGAACTGGTCAAGCCAAGGGCCTGTTATTACGCTAATTGCGGCCAATGCAGAGGGATTAGAGGTAGGTAAGACCAAGCTCAAATCTCGTAATGTGGACGTTGGTCGAGTGATTGATATTCGTCTTAGTGAAGATTATGAATACGCTATTATTCAAGTGCGGATGAATCAAGGCACAGATCAAATGCTTAGACAAGATGCCAAATTTTGGGTAGTCAAACCTCGTATCGGTAAAGAAGGGGTAAGTGGACTGGGGACATTACTGTCAGGAGCATACATTGATATGGCGCCGGGTGAGAGTGGTGATTTACAAACGAAATTTACGATTCTAGAGCAACCGCCGTTATCTACAGAAAGTGAAGGCATTAGATTGAATTTATTTAGTTATAAAGGCGCCAAGTTGGATGTAGGGGTGCCTGTGCATTTTCGTGGTTACGAAGTGGGCTATGTGGAAAAAGTGGACTTCAATGCTGAGAGAAACGCCATTCAATATCAAGTGCTAATACGTTCGCCTTACGATGCTTTGGTGAATTCTGCAGTGCAATTTTGGGTAACGCCCGGTATTGCTTTTAAAAGCTCTGCCAGTGGATTTGAGGTCAGTTTAGATTCTTTTGAAAACTTCTTATCAGGCGGCATTACGTTTGCTTTGCCAAGTGGTGAACATCCCGGACAGGCGGTATCGGATCTGGCTGAGTTCACCCTTTTTGACTCGCAAGAAAGTGCCACCAACAATGCCTATGATCAGTTTATTGATTATGTGTTTTTGTTTGATGCTAATGTGAGCGGATTGTATCCAGGAGCAGCAGTAGAGTTTCGTGGTGTGCGCATAGGTACGGTATTGGATGTGCCATATCAAGGTATTTCTATGGAAACGTTAACCGCTATGGACATTCCTGTTATTCCTGTACGAGCGCGCATCGAACCTCAGCGCTTGAATGCCCCCGGTGCGTCACATGAAAAGTCATTACAGCAGTGGAATCAGCTTATAGAAGAAAGCATCGACAAGGGATTGCGTGCTTCTTTGGTAATAGGAAATTACTTAAATGCGTCTAAGGTGATTAGTTTGGATTTTACTGACCAAGTCTCCAAAGTTGTGTGGCGAGAGTTTGAAGGTCACAAAATTTTTCCTACCACACCAGGTTCTTTTGCCAATATGGAAGCCAAGGTGGCAGCTCTACTAGACAATGTTGCGCAAATACCATTACGAGAGACCTTTGAAAGTTTAGACAATACCATGAGCGAAGTGGACTCCACATTGAAGGCCATACAAGCAATGAGCGAAAGTGTGAAGCACTTGTTAGATAAATCGGAAACCCAGCAAATTCCCGGTGATGTTTCGGCAGCCATCCGTGAACTCAGTTTAACGTTAGAAAGCTATCAAGCAGACGGTTTAATTGGTCAACCATTACGCCAAAATTTGGTCTCTTTAGACAGGGCATTGAATGAATTGCAGCCACTTTTACGTCAGTTAAGAGAAAACCCAAATCGCTTGATATTTGACGGCAAACCCAGAATTGACGTGCAGCCTAAGGCAGCGCAATAA
- a CDS encoding pyridoxamine 5'-phosphate oxidase family protein produces MQKIESIDALEAHYGKPKERTLRKEITYINEHYRAFIEKSPFMILATYGEKGLDCSPRGDPAGFVRVVNQDCIQIPDRLGNNRLDSLHNIINNPKVGLIFLVPNVGETIRVSGTAEILVDQALCESFAMQGKAASAVISIQVEKAFYQCQKAIVRSGLWQSENHIERSELPTVGEMAKVFADMHNVEFSVEEFDKEYPKQIKKTMY; encoded by the coding sequence ATGCAGAAAATTGAGTCGATTGACGCTTTGGAAGCGCATTATGGTAAACCTAAAGAAAGGACTCTACGCAAAGAAATCACCTACATTAATGAGCATTATCGTGCTTTTATTGAGAAATCCCCTTTTATGATCTTGGCGACTTATGGGGAAAAGGGCTTGGATTGCTCACCGCGCGGTGATCCGGCGGGTTTTGTGCGTGTCGTGAACCAAGACTGTATTCAAATACCGGATCGACTTGGTAACAACCGCCTTGATTCCCTTCATAACATCATTAACAACCCCAAAGTCGGATTGATTTTTCTGGTGCCGAATGTGGGGGAAACCATTCGGGTCAGTGGCACCGCTGAGATTCTAGTGGATCAGGCCTTGTGTGAGTCTTTTGCCATGCAGGGGAAAGCAGCGAGTGCGGTTATTTCCATACAGGTAGAAAAAGCTTTTTATCAATGTCAGAAGGCGATTGTGCGCTCAGGTCTGTGGCAATCGGAAAATCATATTGAGCGTTCGGAGCTGCCCACTGTTGGTGAAATGGCGAAGGTTTTTGCGGATATGCACAATGTAGAATTCAGTGTGGAAGAGTTTGACAAAGAATATCCTAAGCAAATAAAGAAAACTATGTATTAA
- a CDS encoding aspartate/glutamate racemase family protein, protein MKTIGLLGGMSWESTVSYYTALNRGVKDTLGGLHSAKINMVSVDFAEIEQLQHAGNWQATADILSQAGRSVEASGADALLICTNTMHKVAEQIQSAINIPVLHIADATGQVLQADGVTKVGLLGTRFTMEQDFYKARLLDRFAMQVMVPNKSQQDIVHNVIYDELCRGEINPESRQQYIDIIEDLHQKGAQAVILGCTEIALLVKQTDTKVPLYDTTNIHAQNAVRWMLS, encoded by the coding sequence GTGAAAACAATTGGTTTACTGGGTGGCATGAGCTGGGAATCTACCGTCAGTTATTACACTGCTCTAAATCGGGGCGTTAAGGACACTTTAGGTGGTTTGCATTCAGCGAAAATCAATATGGTCAGTGTCGATTTTGCAGAGATTGAGCAATTACAGCATGCGGGTAATTGGCAGGCAACAGCGGATATTTTAAGCCAAGCAGGCCGTTCGGTAGAGGCGTCTGGAGCCGATGCTTTGCTGATTTGTACCAACACAATGCACAAGGTAGCGGAGCAAATTCAGTCTGCTATTAATATTCCTGTCTTACATATCGCCGATGCGACTGGTCAAGTTTTGCAAGCGGATGGCGTTACCAAAGTCGGTTTATTGGGAACGCGTTTTACCATGGAACAAGACTTTTACAAAGCGCGTTTGCTTGATCGATTTGCCATGCAAGTTATGGTGCCGAATAAATCTCAGCAAGACATTGTTCATAATGTCATCTATGATGAATTGTGCCGTGGTGAAATCAATCCAGAGTCTCGTCAGCAGTACATTGATATTATTGAAGATTTACATCAAAAAGGGGCGCAAGCTGTGATTTTGGGCTGTACTGAAATTGCTCTTTTGGTGAAGCAGACGGACACCAAAGTACCTCTTTACGATACGACGAATATTCATGCGCAAAATGCCGTGCGATGGATGCTGTCTTAG
- a CDS encoding paraquat-inducible protein A, whose translation MRHQVFTEPLTVCEQCDQVNSVPELQPGERLRCSHCGHVLVSVHAHASRRILSYGFSSLLMLALAISFPFLGFATNGVERSVTLMDTLTVLLSQGYLILGAIISLALFVFPLVYLCSVLFLVLSFLHPTVLKSTQQYCVRWLQVVQPWLMVDVYLVGILVALVKVNSLADVSLELSFWAFCGYVLLLLKTVTLVDKRWFWFKVAGPAYSHSVQTGIARLEGLIGCHFCGAVLSKDAHHCGRCRHSVHSRHPRSLSTTLALLIAALVMYIPANMFPIMQTTFLGSTEPSSIMGGVFLLWSLGSYPVALIILFASVVIPLAKIAALSWLVWQYYFPSRHQTVQKMKLYRLTELMGRWSMIDVFVVAVLSSMVQMGNLMAIYPGPAVLSFTAVIVLTMLAAMSFDPRLLWDRDRQDNSLQEEA comes from the coding sequence ATGCGTCATCAGGTGTTTACTGAGCCTCTCACCGTTTGTGAGCAATGCGATCAGGTGAATTCTGTGCCTGAGTTGCAGCCAGGCGAACGCTTACGTTGTTCTCATTGCGGTCATGTTTTGGTCAGTGTGCATGCTCATGCATCAAGACGCATTCTGTCATATGGTTTTTCTTCTTTGTTGATGTTGGCGTTAGCCATCAGTTTCCCTTTCCTAGGCTTTGCTACCAATGGTGTGGAAAGAAGTGTGACCTTAATGGACACCTTAACGGTATTGTTGAGCCAAGGCTATTTAATACTTGGTGCCATTATCAGTTTGGCCTTATTTGTTTTTCCTCTGGTGTATTTGTGTTCGGTATTATTTCTGGTATTGAGTTTTCTGCATCCGACCGTGCTTAAAAGTACTCAACAATATTGCGTGCGTTGGTTGCAAGTTGTTCAACCTTGGTTAATGGTTGACGTTTATCTGGTAGGAATTTTGGTGGCTTTGGTGAAGGTCAATAGTCTGGCTGATGTCAGCTTAGAACTCTCATTTTGGGCGTTTTGTGGCTATGTGTTGCTGCTGCTAAAAACTGTCACATTAGTCGATAAACGCTGGTTTTGGTTCAAAGTAGCTGGGCCTGCATACTCTCATTCTGTGCAAACTGGTATTGCCCGTTTGGAAGGACTGATTGGTTGTCATTTTTGTGGTGCCGTCTTAAGCAAAGACGCACATCATTGTGGGCGTTGTCGTCACTCTGTTCACAGTCGTCATCCTAGAAGCTTATCGACGACACTGGCGCTACTCATTGCGGCTTTAGTGATGTATATACCGGCTAATATGTTTCCTATTATGCAAACCACATTTTTGGGCAGTACTGAGCCATCCAGTATTATGGGAGGTGTGTTTCTGCTTTGGTCATTGGGTTCCTATCCTGTGGCCTTGATCATTTTGTTCGCCAGTGTGGTCATTCCTTTAGCGAAAATTGCGGCGTTGAGTTGGTTGGTCTGGCAATACTATTTTCCCAGTCGACATCAAACCGTGCAAAAAATGAAATTGTATCGATTAACGGAATTGATGGGGCGATGGTCCATGATAGATGTGTTTGTGGTTGCAGTTTTGAGCAGTATGGTGCAAATGGGCAACTTGATGGCCATTTATCCAGGTCCTGCCGTCTTGTCATTTACCGCAGTGATTGTATTAACCATGTTGGCTGCCATGTCGTTTGACCCGCGTTTATTGTGGGACAGAGACAGGCAGGATAATAGCTTGCAAGAGGAAGCCTAG
- a CDS encoding DUF6653 family protein, which translates to MDITKWAEKIMTMDNEAWQRHANPWSVYSRFSILPLLSLAIWSRQWLDFYSLPLVLLCLLWIWLNPRVFPAPKDFNNWASKGTFGERLYLNRHNEPIPPHHLKMGQILLTLSALGMLIWGYGIWALDLPYLLLGNVWVMTFKAWFVDRMVWLYDEVKRVQA; encoded by the coding sequence ATGGACATTACCAAATGGGCAGAGAAAATCATGACGATGGATAATGAGGCATGGCAACGACATGCCAATCCATGGAGTGTGTATTCGCGTTTTTCCATTCTGCCACTGTTAAGTTTGGCTATATGGTCTAGGCAATGGCTAGATTTCTATAGTTTGCCTTTGGTTTTGCTGTGTTTGTTGTGGATTTGGTTAAACCCTAGGGTGTTTCCAGCGCCTAAGGATTTTAATAACTGGGCGTCCAAAGGCACCTTTGGAGAACGTCTGTATTTGAATCGACATAATGAGCCTATTCCTCCACATCATCTTAAAATGGGGCAGATATTATTGACTTTGTCTGCTTTGGGTATGTTGATCTGGGGATATGGTATTTGGGCATTAGATTTGCCTTACCTGCTGTTGGGGAATGTTTGGGTAATGACTTTCAAAGCCTGGTTTGTGGATCGTATGGTTTGGCTTTATGATGAGGTAAAGAGGGTACAAGCTTAA
- a CDS encoding putative quinol monooxygenase, with the protein MSKKVYCIAQFLPKPGQEQALFKVLQSLEPNTLREDGCIAYRVTRHISSPFAEGKSFPIVFNEIWQDMASFEAHCQRKEITDFFATYCQAEDGLAADWNVCIYTDEGEDFDAPVVD; encoded by the coding sequence ATGTCAAAGAAAGTGTATTGTATCGCACAGTTTTTACCCAAACCTGGACAAGAACAAGCCTTGTTCAAGGTTTTACAATCTTTGGAACCTAACACCTTACGTGAAGATGGGTGCATTGCTTATCGTGTCACTCGACACATTAGTAGCCCGTTTGCTGAAGGCAAGAGTTTCCCAATAGTGTTTAATGAAATTTGGCAAGACATGGCGAGTTTTGAAGCCCATTGTCAGCGTAAGGAAATCACTGACTTTTTTGCCACTTACTGTCAGGCAGAAGACGGTTTGGCAGCCGATTGGAATGTGTGTATTTACACTGACGAAGGCGAAGACTTTGATGCGCCTGTTGTCGATTAA
- a CDS encoding LysE family translocator, which yields MIDALSLLTIGFAFFVVAVSPGPATLSNATVAMSKGRKVALVYGFGLSSGMFLWGVVAVSGMGAVLQSSVYLLMVLKVLGGLYLLRLAYVSFKASLHVEEQQSMLQIQASSYGKWFMRGFILNSSNPKTVVAWMAALSMGMQGHNDVMSLILALLTCMLVGYLVNIMYSLVFSVKGIMGIYQKCRQWVERAAAGMFALAGLGLLKSALNRS from the coding sequence ATGATAGATGCCTTGTCCCTATTAACAATAGGTTTTGCTTTTTTTGTGGTGGCGGTTTCACCGGGCCCAGCAACCCTTTCTAATGCTACTGTCGCCATGAGCAAAGGGCGTAAAGTGGCTTTGGTGTATGGCTTTGGTTTGTCTTCTGGCATGTTTCTATGGGGTGTGGTTGCGGTGAGTGGTATGGGGGCAGTGCTGCAAAGTTCCGTTTACCTACTCATGGTACTTAAAGTTCTCGGGGGCTTGTATTTATTACGCTTGGCTTATGTGTCTTTCAAAGCCTCTTTGCATGTAGAAGAGCAACAAAGCATGCTGCAAATTCAAGCCAGTAGCTATGGGAAGTGGTTTATGCGCGGCTTTATTTTAAATTCGTCAAACCCAAAGACTGTGGTGGCTTGGATGGCGGCGTTGTCTATGGGGATGCAAGGTCATAATGATGTGATGTCGTTAATATTGGCTTTGTTGACCTGTATGTTGGTGGGTTACCTTGTTAACATCATGTATTCACTGGTGTTTTCCGTAAAAGGAATCATGGGAATTTACCAGAAATGTCGTCAGTGGGTAGAGCGAGCCGCAGCCGGTATGTTTGCTCTGGCCGGATTGGGGCTACTGAAATCCGCGTTGAATCGAAGCTAA
- a CDS encoding homocysteine S-methyltransferase family protein — translation MTDITILDGGMGRELERLGAPFKQPEWSALALMEAPETVKAVHQSFINSGSQVITTNSYSLVPFHIGERVFKKRIRELTRLSGELARQAADEAKHNVEVAASVAPLFGSYRADLYQAERVEEIATPIIEELNPFGDLWLLETQSLIDEASRVIELIRKIDQQHKPIWVSFTLEDAEPTSEPLLRSGETVVEAVKAMQALKVQAILFNCSQPEIIGEAISLTKQTLAQLSADNIHIGAYANAFPPTPKDATANDGLDELRKDLTPPAYLEWVKKWRSQGASLIGGCCGIGPEHIQAIKDDLT, via the coding sequence ATGACTGACATCACTATTTTAGATGGCGGCATGGGCCGTGAACTTGAACGTCTTGGTGCGCCCTTCAAACAACCAGAATGGTCTGCTCTGGCGCTAATGGAAGCCCCTGAAACTGTCAAAGCAGTGCACCAATCTTTTATCAATAGCGGCTCTCAAGTCATTACCACCAACAGTTACTCCTTAGTACCCTTCCACATCGGCGAAAGGGTTTTTAAAAAGCGTATACGTGAACTCACTCGCTTGTCTGGTGAATTGGCTCGTCAAGCTGCTGACGAAGCCAAACATAATGTAGAGGTTGCCGCTTCGGTTGCGCCCTTATTCGGTTCCTACCGAGCCGATTTGTACCAAGCTGAACGTGTTGAGGAAATTGCAACACCTATTATTGAAGAGCTGAATCCATTCGGCGATCTCTGGTTATTGGAAACCCAATCTTTGATCGACGAAGCCAGTCGTGTGATTGAGCTAATCAGAAAAATCGACCAGCAACATAAGCCAATTTGGGTATCCTTTACATTGGAAGATGCAGAACCCACTAGCGAGCCCTTGCTACGCTCAGGGGAAACCGTGGTTGAAGCAGTAAAAGCCATGCAGGCTTTAAAGGTACAGGCTATCTTGTTTAACTGTAGCCAACCTGAAATCATTGGTGAAGCCATTAGCTTGACCAAGCAAACTCTTGCTCAATTAAGTGCTGACAATATACACATTGGCGCCTATGCCAACGCATTTCCACCAACACCAAAAGACGCCACCGCTAACGATGGATTGGATGAGTTAAGAAAGGATCTAACGCCACCTGCTTACCTAGAATGGGTAAAAAAATGGCGTAGCCAAGGAGCAAGTTTGATTGGAGGATGTTGTGGTATTGGTCCAGAGCACATTCAAGCCATTAAAGATGACTTAACATAA
- a CDS encoding BLUF domain-containing protein, which produces MISITYISKAEKVFSDSELQLMLEGFIEKNRLNNISGVLLYNGAGTFIQIIEGEEDSVLAIYEKIKKDKRHSNIVCLRKVNIAQRSFKQWRMGFRNLKNNSIKKDITTSFLEDENLEHFVSNDTDFALKMLTNFRNKVQELVF; this is translated from the coding sequence ATGATTTCAATAACATACATCAGTAAAGCTGAGAAAGTGTTTTCGGATTCAGAACTTCAATTAATGTTAGAAGGCTTTATTGAGAAAAACCGATTGAATAATATTTCGGGGGTTCTTTTATATAATGGTGCAGGAACTTTTATTCAAATCATTGAAGGCGAAGAAGATTCGGTTCTAGCCATTTATGAAAAAATTAAAAAGGACAAAAGACATTCCAATATTGTTTGCCTAAGAAAAGTTAATATTGCTCAAAGAAGCTTTAAACAATGGCGAATGGGATTCCGAAACCTGAAAAACAACAGTATTAAAAAAGACATTACCACCTCCTTCTTAGAGGATGAGAATTTAGAGCATTTTGTTTCAAATGATACGGACTTTGCCCTAAAAATGTTGACCAACTTTAGAAATAAAGTACAAGAACTTGTTTTTTAA
- a CDS encoding DUF2867 domain-containing protein, which produces MEIPSSARIKQWLENAYFADNVTHYTINKGQTAMQVWLEMVNRTPSWIDRFMMIRNRLATLFGLKNVGLFSDIIVAKQACDYLTGDRVGIFYVFFNNEKEVILEDKDKHLDIKLSLFLQPEGDLLKLYVTTVVHVKNRLGKVCMFLAAPVHKKILPASLAQLDAMD; this is translated from the coding sequence ATGGAAATACCAAGTTCAGCGAGAATTAAGCAATGGCTAGAAAACGCATATTTTGCCGATAATGTTACCCATTACACCATCAATAAAGGTCAGACTGCGATGCAAGTTTGGCTGGAGATGGTAAATAGGACGCCCAGTTGGATCGATCGATTTATGATGATTCGCAATCGTCTGGCGACCTTATTCGGGCTAAAAAATGTTGGTTTATTCAGTGATATCATAGTAGCGAAACAAGCCTGTGATTACTTAACCGGAGACAGAGTCGGTATTTTTTACGTATTCTTTAATAATGAAAAGGAAGTGATTCTGGAAGACAAAGACAAGCACTTAGACATTAAACTGTCCTTGTTTTTGCAACCGGAAGGGGATTTGCTCAAGCTTTATGTAACGACTGTTGTGCATGTTAAGAATCGCTTAGGTAAGGTGTGCATGTTTTTGGCAGCACCGGTACATAAAAAAATCTTACCAGCGAGTTTGGCGCAACTTGATGCAATGGACTAG
- a CDS encoding ABC-type transport auxiliary lipoprotein family protein: protein MRIRVWFYGVMMSLLTACASQTPPSYEYLLIDQMDQAVEAKQTPKVQVQMMPVEVANYLGGNEIVLVTNTGSVHRSQSHLWAEPLAPQLTRLTQQRLEDALPQVSWFARQRLPSYAIAQLNIEVDRFYADLQGKVQITGRWQFISAQGQIIRTQVFDVSDALRADGYGPLTQTLAKNWLHKVIDPMAEQIAIDLNKEEG, encoded by the coding sequence ATGCGAATAAGAGTATGGTTTTATGGTGTCATGATGAGCCTATTAACAGCTTGCGCCAGTCAAACACCACCCAGTTATGAATATCTCTTGATTGATCAAATGGATCAAGCAGTCGAAGCGAAACAGACGCCAAAAGTGCAAGTGCAGATGATGCCTGTCGAGGTGGCAAACTATTTAGGCGGGAATGAGATTGTGTTGGTGACGAACACTGGTAGTGTTCACAGATCGCAAAGTCATTTGTGGGCCGAGCCTTTGGCGCCACAGTTGACTCGTTTGACTCAGCAACGTCTTGAAGATGCCTTACCACAGGTGTCGTGGTTCGCTCGTCAGCGTCTACCCAGCTATGCTATAGCGCAATTGAACATTGAAGTTGACCGTTTTTATGCAGATTTACAAGGTAAGGTGCAGATTACGGGTCGTTGGCAGTTTATATCAGCACAAGGCCAGATCATTCGTACACAGGTCTTTGATGTATCGGATGCGTTGCGTGCAGATGGTTATGGACCTTTGACTCAAACCTTGGCAAAAAATTGGCTGCATAAAGTGATTGATCCCATGGCTGAGCAAATTGCTATCGACTTGAACAAGGAAGAGGGTTAG
- the rluF gene encoding 23S rRNA pseudouridine(2604) synthase RluF encodes MFKTSTRLNKYISDSGLCSRREADRFIEQGNVFINGKRASVGDQVSAGDTVRVNGQLIEPQDAEDFVFIALNKPVGIVSTTESSEPSNIVDFVSHGVRIFPIGRLDKDSQGLIFLTNNGDLVNKVLRAGNKHEKEYLVTVNKPITESFIQGLAGGVPILGTMTKKCPVEKVAKNVFNITLVQGLNRQIRRMCEYFGYDVVKLERTRIMNVNLKGLPVGEWRDLTQKELSVLLKSVQDSSSEAKPNMKSNRKSLRPAAKKNTPSSQAQKKNAFKSKPNTKHPRGEDKKPNPMGKNKGKRPFGDSAKSTRGGNAKGRSSDSQGKGSSRSSSKGSSRSNSKGSA; translated from the coding sequence ATGTTCAAAACCTCCACTCGCCTCAATAAATACATCAGTGACAGTGGCTTATGTTCACGTCGAGAAGCGGATCGCTTCATTGAACAAGGCAATGTATTTATCAATGGCAAACGCGCTAGTGTAGGCGATCAGGTGAGTGCGGGTGATACCGTACGAGTCAATGGGCAATTGATCGAACCTCAAGATGCTGAGGATTTTGTTTTCATCGCTTTGAACAAACCTGTAGGTATTGTCAGTACCACGGAAAGCAGTGAACCCAGCAACATAGTTGATTTTGTCAGTCATGGGGTGCGAATTTTTCCCATTGGTCGTTTGGACAAAGACTCTCAGGGGTTGATTTTTTTAACCAATAATGGGGATTTGGTTAATAAGGTGCTGCGGGCTGGTAACAAGCATGAAAAAGAGTATTTGGTGACGGTCAATAAGCCGATCACCGAGAGCTTTATCCAAGGGCTTGCCGGCGGCGTCCCGATTTTGGGTACCATGACGAAAAAATGCCCGGTCGAAAAGGTTGCTAAGAATGTGTTTAACATTACTCTGGTACAGGGGTTAAATCGTCAAATTCGTCGTATGTGCGAGTATTTTGGATATGACGTGGTTAAACTGGAACGAACTCGCATCATGAATGTGAATCTAAAAGGGTTACCGGTAGGGGAGTGGCGTGATCTAACGCAAAAAGAATTGTCTGTGTTGCTCAAATCTGTGCAAGACTCTTCCTCTGAGGCCAAACCCAATATGAAATCCAATCGTAAGTCCTTACGTCCAGCGGCAAAGAAAAACACTCCGTCGTCTCAGGCGCAGAAAAAAAACGCTTTCAAATCTAAGCCTAATACCAAACACCCGCGAGGAGAAGACAAAAAGCCCAACCCTATGGGTAAAAATAAAGGGAAACGTCCGTTTGGCGACAGTGCTAAATCGACAAGGGGAGGAAATGCCAAAGGCAGATCGTCTGACTCGCAAGGAAAAGGGTCTTCAAGATCTAGTTCAAAAGGGTCTTCAAGATCCAATTCAAAAGGGTCTGCGTAA